One window of the Archangium primigenium genome contains the following:
- a CDS encoding aminoglycoside phosphotransferase family protein: MELEAALRDQVGKAIGRPVSQAPIKKLKGDASNRSYYRVGTPPESWVVMEMPLDASKKSEEASKGEPPKELPFVNVHRYLERLGVRVPRILRYDEPAGMMVLEDLSDVTFEAALEGGKHRDALYTRAVDLLARLRAQAERQADPDCLAFTRAFDEDLYDWELHHFREWGLEAWSGKKPTETERAELDRTFRDIARQLAAAPRGFTHRDYQSRNIMVKDGELVVIDFQDALQGPRQYDLVALLRDSYVELDRGFVDAMLDRYIATFAEATGERIEPTAFKAYFDLLTLQRKMKDAGRFEFIHRVKGNPGFLVSIPASLRYVRDAFERRPELGALRTLVARYVPELG, from the coding sequence ATGGAACTCGAGGCCGCGCTGCGCGACCAGGTGGGGAAGGCCATTGGCCGCCCCGTGTCCCAGGCTCCCATCAAGAAGCTCAAGGGGGATGCGAGCAACCGCTCGTATTACCGCGTGGGCACGCCGCCCGAGAGCTGGGTGGTGATGGAGATGCCCCTGGATGCATCCAAGAAGAGCGAGGAGGCCTCCAAGGGCGAGCCGCCCAAGGAGCTGCCCTTCGTCAACGTGCACCGCTACCTGGAGCGCCTGGGCGTGCGCGTGCCGCGCATCCTGCGCTACGACGAGCCCGCGGGCATGATGGTGCTCGAGGACCTGAGCGACGTGACGTTCGAGGCGGCGCTCGAGGGCGGCAAGCACCGCGACGCGCTCTACACCCGCGCGGTGGACCTGCTCGCGCGCCTGCGCGCCCAGGCCGAGCGCCAGGCGGACCCGGACTGCCTCGCCTTCACGCGCGCCTTCGACGAGGACCTGTACGACTGGGAGCTGCACCACTTCCGCGAGTGGGGCCTGGAGGCCTGGAGCGGCAAGAAGCCCACGGAGACGGAGCGCGCCGAGCTGGACCGGACCTTCCGGGACATCGCCCGGCAGCTCGCCGCGGCGCCCCGGGGCTTCACCCACCGCGACTACCAGAGCCGCAACATCATGGTGAAGGACGGCGAGCTGGTGGTCATCGACTTCCAGGACGCGCTGCAGGGCCCGCGGCAGTACGACCTGGTGGCGCTCCTGCGCGACAGCTACGTGGAGCTGGACCGGGGCTTCGTGGACGCCATGCTCGACCGGTACATCGCCACGTTCGCCGAGGCGACGGGCGAGCGCATCGAGCCCACGGCCTTCAAGGCCTACTTCGACCTGCTCACGCTCCAGCGCAAGATGAAGGACGCGGGCCGCTTCGAGTTCATCCACCGGGTGAAGGGCAATCCGGGGTTCCTGGTGTCCATTCCGGCCTCGTTGCGCTATGTGCGCGACGCCTTCGAGCGCCGTCCGGAGCTCGGGGCGCTGCGCACGCTCGTGGCCCGGTACGTGCCCGAGCTGGGGTGA